One window of the Heteronotia binoei isolate CCM8104 ecotype False Entrance Well unplaced genomic scaffold, APGP_CSIRO_Hbin_v1 ptg000447l, whole genome shotgun sequence genome contains the following:
- the LOC132590642 gene encoding H-2 class II histocompatibility antigen, E-S beta chain-like: MQRSCGNEGDTPPRSLGGGDRLRSSLRGGEWGGGATPHQALLPPPVSTAPHFLYQQKCECSFANGTGGEVCYLERYFYGRQEFVRFDSRRGWFEAVTELGEPIAQNWNSQKDLMDYERAQVNTLCRYNYGVMETGQMVGRTVEPLVKISPTKGDPLAHHTLLICTAAGYYPPAIDIKWLKNGQEQTQGVGYDDEIQNADWTYQYQVMLETVPQRGDVYACQVEHKSVKEPISVQWEPQTSDSAKSKVWTGAVGAILGLVFVAVGLYLYLKSRKGEGLEGTPQLTLPAPGSCWLEKHFLQPRPSFLSVEEAKCKE; this comes from the exons atgcaaaggagttgtggTAATGAGGGAGACACCCCGCCcaggagcttgggggggggggatcgtcTCCGGAGCAGCCtgcgggggggggagtgggggggcggaGCCACTCCTCACCaggccctgctccccccccctgtCTCCACAGCCCCCCATTTCCTATACCAGCAGAAGTGTGAGTGCAGCTTCGCCAACGGGACCGGAGGGGAGGTGTGCTACCTGGAGAGGTACTTCTATGGCCGGCAGGAGTTCGTGCGCTTCGACAGCCGCCGTGGCTGGTTCGAGGCCGTCACCGAGCTGGGCGAGCCCATCGCCCAAAACTGGAACAGCCAAAAGGACTTGATGGACTACGAGCGGGCCCAGGTGAACACTCTCTGCCGTTACAACTACGGGGTGATGGAGACAGGGCAGATGGTGGGCAGGACAG ttgaGCCCCTGGTGAAGATCTCCCCCACCAAGGGAGACCCCCTGGCCCACCACACCCTCCTGATCTGCACCGCGGCAGGATATTATCCCCCCGCGATTGACATCAAGTGGCTGAAGAACGGGCAGGAGCAGACACAGGGGGTGGGATACGATGATGAGATCCAGAACGCAGACTGGACCTACCAGTACCAGGTGATGCTGGAGACGGTGCCTCAGCGGGGAGACGTCTACGCCTGCCAGGTGGAGCACAAAAGTGTGAAGGAACCCATCAGCGTGCAGTGGG AGCCACAGACGTCGGACTCTGCCAAGAGCAAAGTGTGGACAGGGGCCGTGGGGGCCATTCTGGGGCTGGTCTTTGTGGCCGTGGGGCTTTATCTGTACCTGAAGAGCAGGAAAGGTGAGGGGctagaggg GACTCCTCAGTTAACCCTTCCTGCCCCAGGATCCTGCTGGCTGGAAAAACATTTCCTACAACCAAGGCCCTCTTTCCTTTCCGTGGAGGAAGCAAAATGCAAGGAGTGA